A window from Capricornis sumatraensis isolate serow.1 chromosome 5, serow.2, whole genome shotgun sequence encodes these proteins:
- the THAP5 gene encoding THAP domain-containing protein 5 isoform X1: MPRYCAAICCKNRRGRNNKERKLSFYPFPLHDKERLEKWLKNMKRDSWVPSKYQFLCSDHFTPDSLDIRWGIRYLKQTAIPTIFSLPEDNQEKDPSKKKSQKKKLKSEKEVCLKAKSEESFASNEPKKHTVNTDLLPEHAELLESSALVKPPDPKAESGQSNILTLSLVKQDTRKPESALETSVNQDMSIGGFHTSFENLSSTTITLTTSNLEGIQQPLETQEVIEITTNHLANPNFTNNSVEIKSAQENPFIFSTVTQTVEELNTDKESIIAIFVPTENSKPAINSFIPAPKETVEMEEDLDIEDSYKDVAYETEVLQIEHSYCRQDVNKEHLWQKVSKLHSKITLLELQEQQTLGRLKSLEALIRQLKQENWPSEENVKIIENHFTTYEVTMI; this comes from the exons ATGCCCCGCTATTGCGCGGCGATTTGCTGTAAGAACCGCCGGGGACGAAATAATAAAGAGCGGAAGCTTAGTTTTTACCC gtttcctctccatGACAAAGAAAGACTTGAAAAATGGTTAAAGAATATGAAACGAGATTCATGGGTTCCAAGTAAATACCAGTTCCTGTGTAGTGACCATTTTACTCCTGACTCTCTTGACATCAGATGGGGTATTCGCTATTTGAAACAAACTGCAATTCCAACAATATTTTCTTTGCCTGAAGACAATCAG gAGAAAGatccttccaaaaaaaaatctcagaagaaaaaattgaaaagtgaGAAAGAAGTATGCCTAAAAGCCAAGTCAGAAGAATCTTTTGCATCAAATGAGCCAAAGAAGCATACAGTTAATACAGATCTCCTCCCTGAACATGCAGAATTACTTGAATCATCTGCCTTGGTAAAGCCACCAGATCCAAAAGCAGAAAGTGGGCAAAGTAACATATTAACTCTTAGTCTAGTTAAACAAGATACCAGAAAACCAGAATCTGCCTTGGAAACATCAGTTAACCAAGACATGAGTATAGGTGGTTTTCACACATCATTTGAGAATCTAAGTTCTACAACTATTACTTTGACAACTTCAAATTTAGAGGGTATTCAGCAGCCTTTAGAAACCCAAGAAGTGATTGAAATAACTACTAATCATCTTGCTAACCCAAACTTTACAAATAATTCTGTGGAAATTAAGTCAGCACAGGAAAATCCATTCATATTCAGCACAGTTACTCAAACAGTTGAAGAATTAAACACAGATAAAGAATCCATTATTGCCATTTTTGTACCTACAGAAAATTCCAAACCTGCAATTAATTCTTTTATACCTGCCCccaaagaaacagtggaaatggaagAAGATCTAGACATTGAAGACTCATACAAGGATGTAGCCTATGAGACAGAAGTTTTACAGATTGAGCATTCTTACTGCAGACAAGATGTAAATAAGGAACATCTTTGGCAGAAAGTGTCTAAACTACATTCAAAGATAACTCTTCTTGAGTTACAGGAACAACAAACTCTAGGGAGATTGAAGTCTTTGGAAGCTCTTATAAGGCAGCTAAAACAGGAAAACTGGCCATCTGAAGAAAATGTCAAGATTATAGAAAACCATTTCACAACGTATGAAGTTACTATGATATAG
- the THAP5 gene encoding THAP domain-containing protein 5 isoform X2, producing the protein MKRDSWVPSKYQFLCSDHFTPDSLDIRWGIRYLKQTAIPTIFSLPEDNQEKDPSKKKSQKKKLKSEKEVCLKAKSEESFASNEPKKHTVNTDLLPEHAELLESSALVKPPDPKAESGQSNILTLSLVKQDTRKPESALETSVNQDMSIGGFHTSFENLSSTTITLTTSNLEGIQQPLETQEVIEITTNHLANPNFTNNSVEIKSAQENPFIFSTVTQTVEELNTDKESIIAIFVPTENSKPAINSFIPAPKETVEMEEDLDIEDSYKDVAYETEVLQIEHSYCRQDVNKEHLWQKVSKLHSKITLLELQEQQTLGRLKSLEALIRQLKQENWPSEENVKIIENHFTTYEVTMI; encoded by the exons ATGAAACGAGATTCATGGGTTCCAAGTAAATACCAGTTCCTGTGTAGTGACCATTTTACTCCTGACTCTCTTGACATCAGATGGGGTATTCGCTATTTGAAACAAACTGCAATTCCAACAATATTTTCTTTGCCTGAAGACAATCAG gAGAAAGatccttccaaaaaaaaatctcagaagaaaaaattgaaaagtgaGAAAGAAGTATGCCTAAAAGCCAAGTCAGAAGAATCTTTTGCATCAAATGAGCCAAAGAAGCATACAGTTAATACAGATCTCCTCCCTGAACATGCAGAATTACTTGAATCATCTGCCTTGGTAAAGCCACCAGATCCAAAAGCAGAAAGTGGGCAAAGTAACATATTAACTCTTAGTCTAGTTAAACAAGATACCAGAAAACCAGAATCTGCCTTGGAAACATCAGTTAACCAAGACATGAGTATAGGTGGTTTTCACACATCATTTGAGAATCTAAGTTCTACAACTATTACTTTGACAACTTCAAATTTAGAGGGTATTCAGCAGCCTTTAGAAACCCAAGAAGTGATTGAAATAACTACTAATCATCTTGCTAACCCAAACTTTACAAATAATTCTGTGGAAATTAAGTCAGCACAGGAAAATCCATTCATATTCAGCACAGTTACTCAAACAGTTGAAGAATTAAACACAGATAAAGAATCCATTATTGCCATTTTTGTACCTACAGAAAATTCCAAACCTGCAATTAATTCTTTTATACCTGCCCccaaagaaacagtggaaatggaagAAGATCTAGACATTGAAGACTCATACAAGGATGTAGCCTATGAGACAGAAGTTTTACAGATTGAGCATTCTTACTGCAGACAAGATGTAAATAAGGAACATCTTTGGCAGAAAGTGTCTAAACTACATTCAAAGATAACTCTTCTTGAGTTACAGGAACAACAAACTCTAGGGAGATTGAAGTCTTTGGAAGCTCTTATAAGGCAGCTAAAACAGGAAAACTGGCCATCTGAAGAAAATGTCAAGATTATAGAAAACCATTTCACAACGTATGAAGTTACTATGATATAG